The following proteins are encoded in a genomic region of Trichoplusia ni isolate ovarian cell line Hi5 chromosome 18, tn1, whole genome shotgun sequence:
- the LOC113502777 gene encoding uncharacterized protein LOC113502777 — MSFKNKVVVITGGSAGIGATTAVRFAKEGANIAIVGRNEARLREVCQKCEKFGVKTLAIKADMSKDEEVKTIVQKVIEKFGKLDVLVNNAAIYKNATLASPDLLQIYDQVLTVNLRAVIHLTSLAAPHLVSTKGNIINISSVLGKTCLQNPLFMVYGASKAALDLFTKSAALELGASGVRVNTVVPGPVSTEMLASIDKEKTEDDYKSITLLDRVSDPEEIADVIKFLASDQAKGITGGYYTVDNGILVKF; from the coding sequence ATGTCTTTCAAGAATAAAGTGGTCGTGATAACTGGTGGCAGCGCCGGCATCGGAGCTACCACAGCCGTACGATTCGCCAAAGAAGGAGCCAATATTGCCATCGTAGGAAGAAACGAAGCAAGGCTTCGAGAAGTTTgtcaaaaatgtgaaaaatttgGAGTGAAAACACTCGCTATCAAAGCTGACATGTCTAAAGATGAAGAAGTGAAGACAATTGTtcaaaaagtaattgaaaaattTGGAAAATTAGATGTCCTAGTGAACAATGCTGCTATATACAAAAATGCTACGCTTGCAAGTCCTGACTTACTCCAAATTTACGATCAGGTACTGACTGTAAATCTTAGAGCAGTGATCCACTTGACGAGTCTAGCTGCACCCCACTTGGTTTCAACAAAAGGGAATATTATCAACATATCCAGTGTGCTTGGTAAGACGTGCCTTCAGAACCCTTTATTCATGGTGTACGGTGCTTCCAAGGCAGCTCTGGACCTGTTCACCAAAAGTGCGGCCTTAGAACTTGGAGCTTCAGGAGTCCGTGTGAATACCGTGGTTCCTGGACCAGTGAGCACTGAAATGCTGGCAAGTATAGACAAGGAGAAAACAGAAGATGATTATAAGAGTATCACGTTACTGGACAGAGTATCGGACCCTGAGGAAATAGCTGATGTGATCAAGTTCCTAGCAAGTGATCAAGCGAAAGGAATCACAGGTGGATACTACACGGTAGATAACGGTATTCTCGTCAAATTTTAA
- the LOC113502778 gene encoding uncharacterized protein LOC113502778, producing the protein MSFKNKVVLITGASAGIGAVTAVEFAKEGANVAIVGRNEAKLKEVAQQCEKLGVKVLPIKADVSKENEAGTIVKKTVDKFGKLDVLVNNAGILKTVPISAPEVLSTYDEIMNTNLRAVIQLTNLAAPYLEKTKGNIINISSGASKTFIQNSAITIYGLSKAALDHFSKGSALELGPKGVRVNIVSPGPVRTDMMDANGGEENKSITVLDRVSEPEEVADVIMFLASDKAKGVTGAYYSVDNGVTIKF; encoded by the coding sequence atgagtttcaaaaataaagttgttttgatTACTGGCGCCAGTGCCGGCATCGGTGCAGTAACCGCGGTAGAGTTCGCTAAGGAAGGCGCTAATGTTGCCATCGTAGGCAGAAATGAAGCTAAACTGAAGGAAGTTGCACAGCAATGCGAGAAACTCGGAGTTAAAGTACTACCCATCAAAGCAGACGTATCAAAAGAAAACGAAGCCGGCACCATCGTTAAGAAAACAGTTGATAAATTTGGAAAATTAGACGTTCTTGTCAACAACGCGGGCATTCTCAAGACCGTTCCAATTTCTGCGCCAGAAGTACTCTCAACATACGACGAAATCATGAATACGAACCTGCGAGCCGTGATCCAGCTGACGAATCTCGCGGCGCCATACTTAGAAAAGACGAAAGGTAACATCATCAACATTTCGAGTGGAGCCAGCAAGACTTTTATCCAAAATTCTGCTATTACAATTTACGGTCTTTCGAAGGCTGCCTTGGATCATTTTAGCAAAGGGAGTGCATTGGAACTGGGTCCAAAAGGTGTTCGTGTGAACATTGTGTCTCCTGGTCCCGTCCGCACTGATATGATGGATGCTAATGGTGGAGAGGAGAACAAGAGCATCACAGTGTTGGACCGAGTGTCAGAGCCTGAAGAAGTAGCTGATGTGATTATGTTCCTCGCCAGTGATAAGGCTAAGGGTGTTACTGGAGCATACTACTCCGTTGACAATGGTGTAACTATAAAATTCTAA